Proteins from one Macrobrachium rosenbergii isolate ZJJX-2024 chromosome 14, ASM4041242v1, whole genome shotgun sequence genomic window:
- the LOC136845800 gene encoding D-beta-hydroxybutyrate dehydrogenase, mitochondrial-like isoform X1, whose protein sequence is MFLTIDRISRVVFWLCVSSVISTAAAIIGLDCCTVFFTTWCLSAGAYLVLASLRVAPEGKAVLVSGCDSGFGHAVALHLHKQGFRVFAGCLQANAGGEGAKKLKDIDPERLHVLQLDVTKQDDIDQALKFVSDTLKDNEVLWGVINNAGIAIYGAVEWVSMATFKRVCEVNLFGTVALTKACLPFIRKAKGRVVNVASARGRMTSPLGTTYEATKYAIEGFSDGLRKEMKSWGVDVCIIEPGNYVAGTSVYTEKVVDANAESLWLDMDDQVKEDYGGRDGFDRVLASQKRICSTGFKDITPVVTAMDDSLTQKYPQERYQPMGLYLYLITFISQHFPEWVSDYISLEILMKQGW, encoded by the exons ATGTTCCTCACAATCGACAGAATCTCTAGAGTCGTGTTCTGGTTGTGTGTGAGCAGCGTCATTTCAACAGCAGCTGCTATTATTGGTCTTGACTGCTGCACCGTGTTCTTTACAACCTGGTGTCTGTCTGCTGGTGCCTACCTTGTCTTAGCAAGCTTGAGg GTGGCCCCAGAAGGAAAAGCAGTGCTGGTGAGTGGCTGTGACTCTGGATTTGGACATGCCGTTGCTCTCCACTTGCACAAACAG GGATTCCGAGTTTTTGCAGGATGCCTTCAAGCAAACGCCGGTGGAGAAGGAGCTAAAAAACTGAAGGATATAGACCCAGAGAGGCTTCATGTCCTACAACTAGACGTCACTAAACAGGATGACATTGATCAAGCTTTGA AGTTTGTTTCTGACACATTAAAGGACAATG AGGTCCTTTGGGGCGTCATCAACAACGCTGGTATTGCCATTTATGGGGCAGTCGAATGGGTTTCTATGGCAACGTTCAAGAGAGTCTGCGAAGTCAACCTTTTTGGTACTGTAGCCCTTACTAAGGCTTGCCTGCCATTTATCAGGAAAGCAAAAG GACGTGTCGTTAACGTGGCCAGCGCCAGAGGAAGGATGACGTCACCACTTGGAACAACTTACGAAGCCACTAAATATGCCATAGAAGGATTTAGCGATGGACTTAG aaaagaaatgaagagctGGGGCGTTGATGTCTGCATAATAGAGCCTGGGAACTATGTTGCAG GTACGAGCGTTTATACAGAGAAGGTAGTGGACGCCAATGCCGAGTCTCTGTGGCTAGACATGGATGACCAGGTCAAAGAAGATTACGGAGGAAGAGACGGTTTCGACAGAGTTCTGGCCTCCCAGAAGCGAATCTGCTCTAcaggg tttaaagACATAACCCCAGTCGTCACAGCTATGGATGATTCTCTGACTCAGAAATATCCTCAGGAACGCTACCAACCTATGGGCCTGTATCTCTACTTAATCACGTTCATCTCTCAGCATTTTCCCGAATGGGTCAGTGATTACATAAGCTTGGAGATTTTAATGAAGCAAGGATGGTAG